The Zestosphaera sp. genome includes a window with the following:
- a CDS encoding KH domain-containing protein, with the protein MGDSSRSTHSLARIYLRVRPERLGVLIGEEGKSLKELENKTQTVITVDSVNSNVVIEAATPRTPADMLLRASDFIKAVDSGFNPEKAWRLLEEDTILVLINLKEVVGDAPNHLYRVKARIIGEEGRVRANIEQLTGSDISVYDDVVAIIGDYEGAYLAREAVEMIVQGREHSTVYKYLNRRARELKRKRLTEYWRKEGF; encoded by the coding sequence TTGGGTGACTCAAGTAGATCGACACATAGCTTGGCAAGAATCTATCTAAGAGTCAGACCCGAGAGGCTCGGCGTCCTCATAGGTGAGGAGGGCAAGTCTCTGAAGGAGTTGGAGAATAAAACTCAGACCGTAATAACTGTCGATAGCGTGAACAGCAACGTCGTCATAGAGGCCGCAACCCCGAGGACCCCCGCCGACATGTTGCTGAGGGCCTCGGACTTCATCAAAGCTGTTGATTCAGGATTCAATCCTGAGAAGGCATGGAGACTCCTCGAAGAGGACACTATCCTAGTGTTGATTAATCTTAAAGAGGTGGTCGGGGATGCACCGAACCACCTATACAGGGTCAAGGCGAGGATCATAGGCGAGGAGGGCAGGGTTAGGGCAAACATAGAGCAACTGACGGGAAGCGATATAAGCGTGTACGATGATGTAGTAGCTATCATAGGGGATTATGAGGGCGCTTACCTGGCTAGAGAGGCTGTCGAGATGATTGTCCAGGGGAGGGAGCACTCCACGGTTTACAAATACCTAAACAGGAGAGCCCGTGAGTTAAAACGTAAAAGATTAACTGAGTACTGGAGAAAAGAAGGGTTCTGA
- a CDS encoding serine protein kinase RIO: MEEVFDRATVQAVLKLMRRGTISALKGVVSAGKESRVYWGTNSRGSDLAIKIYLTSSAEFRRGMIKYIVGDYRFDKNVPKSTRKLVTLWARKEFNNYVDLYRAGVSVPEPIDQHENVLVMEFIGEGGVRAPLLKEAVLTRDEYERMFNSIVEDLRKAYVRARLIHSDLSEYNIMVWNSKHYIIDVSQAVHVTHPNAMELLRRDVSNIVRFFEKEAGIEVPPQESILKYVTSMSSDVRDQFVEF; the protein is encoded by the coding sequence GTGGAGGAGGTCTTTGACAGAGCGACTGTTCAGGCAGTCCTTAAGTTGATGAGGAGAGGCACCATATCTGCCCTTAAGGGCGTGGTCAGCGCTGGCAAGGAATCCAGAGTCTACTGGGGGACGAATTCTAGAGGGAGTGATCTCGCCATCAAGATCTATCTAACATCCTCCGCTGAGTTCAGGAGGGGCATGATCAAATACATAGTTGGTGATTACAGGTTCGACAAGAATGTCCCTAAATCCACAAGAAAGCTAGTTACTCTGTGGGCTAGGAAGGAGTTCAATAATTACGTGGATCTATACAGGGCAGGCGTCTCAGTTCCTGAACCTATAGATCAACATGAGAATGTGTTGGTCATGGAGTTTATAGGTGAGGGCGGGGTCAGGGCTCCGTTGCTGAAGGAGGCGGTCCTAACCCGTGATGAGTATGAGAGAATGTTCAACTCTATAGTTGAGGACCTTCGCAAGGCGTACGTCAGGGCGAGGCTCATACACAGCGACTTAAGCGAGTATAACATAATGGTTTGGAACAGCAAGCACTACATAATAGACGTTAGTCAGGCAGTGCATGTAACCCATCCCAACGCCATGGAGTTGCTCAGAAGGGATGTAAGCAACATAGTAAGGTTCTTTGAAAAGGAGGCCGGTATTGAGGTACCCCCGCAGGAGAGCATATTGAAGTATGTGACAAGCATGTCAAGCGATGTGAGAGATCAATTCGTGGAGTTTTAA
- a CDS encoding threonyl-tRNA synthetase editing domain-containing protein has product MRTLIIHAEEFSTRITEKALREAEEPPELNALALKNALVAFMSVEEGDESAVDELVVRFTNDLKSLAASLRPSAVVLYPYAHLSKNLAKPGEALRVLKALEARTREVLEGIPVYRTPFGWYKQFTIACYGHPLSELSREYRPEELSGATIPAARCFILDKEGNLHMVDSGQTYVSGLDLMFFRHACITKEVSREWRMEERVRELLSKFSFRLIKDGAKTLMYRVGPGVDVDDTLIGLSRSIVTELAREYNIRGARVIIDNYIATTCESDCINAKHAALADELGMTGGPLPYYIYEVATVHKTFKADDFRSSLSVLRKPHLTIFARDKEEGIKLVTRLVEHLLGRLESLELRDSLVPVMVMTIKSFEEGVWRPISKLLSNSFDEVVLIVRECDEDELRCGLAVELHYVDSGGVPTLVSRTSMGSRTNNALEPSKQMLIISSELLGPSEVLIYALVDRAHKLEASGKTPYLPPLIMPVQVRIIPVDSNTVAYANSVAEMLANAGVRVEVDSRELGLGRRVREAGVEWIPYIVVVGEREKETNTVNVRVRHLGIQKSLSIEEFVNLLKHQQIPTS; this is encoded by the coding sequence GTGAGAACGTTAATTATTCATGCAGAGGAATTCAGCACGAGGATCACTGAAAAAGCTCTCAGAGAGGCTGAGGAGCCCCCAGAGCTCAACGCTCTAGCGCTCAAGAACGCCTTAGTTGCCTTCATGAGCGTTGAGGAAGGCGATGAGAGTGCTGTGGATGAATTGGTGGTGAGGTTCACGAATGACCTCAAAAGCCTCGCGGCTAGTTTAAGACCTTCTGCAGTAGTCCTATATCCCTACGCACACCTCTCCAAAAACTTGGCTAAACCCGGGGAGGCGCTGAGGGTTCTGAAGGCTCTGGAGGCAAGGACGCGTGAAGTCCTCGAGGGAATTCCCGTATATAGGACACCCTTCGGCTGGTACAAACAGTTCACGATTGCATGCTATGGTCACCCGCTCTCAGAGCTTTCGAGGGAGTACAGACCGGAGGAGCTCTCAGGCGCAACAATCCCGGCCGCCAGGTGCTTTATCTTAGATAAAGAAGGCAACCTTCACATGGTAGACTCGGGTCAGACATACGTTAGCGGTCTCGATTTGATGTTCTTCAGACATGCATGCATAACCAAGGAGGTCAGCAGAGAATGGAGGATGGAGGAGAGGGTTAGGGAACTTCTAAGCAAGTTCTCCTTCAGGCTGATAAAGGATGGTGCGAAAACCCTTATGTATAGGGTTGGGCCAGGCGTCGACGTCGATGACACTTTAATAGGGTTGAGCAGGTCCATCGTCACAGAGCTTGCGAGGGAGTACAATATACGTGGAGCAAGAGTCATCATCGACAACTATATAGCAACGACGTGTGAAAGCGATTGCATCAACGCCAAGCATGCTGCCCTGGCCGACGAGTTAGGGATGACCGGTGGACCCCTACCGTATTACATTTACGAAGTAGCTACGGTGCATAAGACCTTCAAGGCCGACGACTTTAGAAGCTCGCTGAGCGTCCTAAGAAAGCCTCATTTGACGATATTCGCAAGGGATAAGGAGGAAGGCATTAAACTTGTCACGCGCCTGGTCGAGCACCTGCTAGGCAGGCTTGAATCGCTGGAGCTGAGGGACAGCCTGGTGCCGGTCATGGTGATGACCATCAAGAGTTTCGAAGAAGGCGTGTGGAGACCAATTAGCAAGCTGCTAAGCAATTCATTCGATGAGGTAGTGTTGATCGTCAGGGAATGCGATGAGGATGAGTTACGCTGTGGTCTGGCTGTAGAGTTACACTACGTTGACTCAGGAGGCGTGCCCACATTGGTGAGCAGAACATCGATGGGCAGTAGAACGAACAATGCGCTAGAACCCTCCAAGCAGATGCTGATCATCTCGTCGGAACTACTCGGCCCATCTGAGGTCCTCATATACGCGTTAGTGGACAGGGCGCACAAACTGGAAGCCTCAGGTAAGACCCCCTACCTACCACCACTTATAATGCCGGTACAAGTTAGGATAATACCCGTTGACAGCAATACCGTGGCCTACGCAAACAGCGTGGCCGAGATGCTAGCGAATGCAGGCGTGCGTGTAGAGGTCGACAGCAGAGAATTAGGGCTTGGGAGGAGGGTTCGTGAAGCTGGTGTGGAATGGATACCCTACATAGTGGTAGTAGGTGAGAGGGAAAAGGAAACAAACACCGTCAACGTTAGGGTGCGTCACCTCGGCATCCAGAAGTCACTAAGCATTGAAGAATTCGTGAATCTGCTCAAACACCAGCAGATCCCCACGTCGTGA
- the radA gene encoding DNA repair and recombination protein RadA, protein MEESKSPNRKIASLEDLELTPTVLSKLIESGYKTLESIAAANSAELASIAGIPLPTAQRIVLRARDLLGLKFKTALDLRIERAKIGRITTGSRSLDSLLGGGVETKSITELFGEYGTGKTNICHQLSINVQLPEDRGGLSGKALYIDTEGTFRWERVESMARGVGLDPETAMRNIIWARAINSDHQISLVEEAANELLPNENIRLLVIDSVISHFRAEYTGRESLAVRQQKLNKHLHDLARIAEAFDIAVVVTNQVMARPDLYYGDPTQAVGGHVLAHAPGVRVQLRKGRGNKRIARVVDAPHLPEGEAVFIIAEEGIRDAEE, encoded by the coding sequence TTGGAAGAATCTAAATCGCCTAACAGGAAAATAGCCTCCTTAGAGGATCTGGAGTTAACGCCGACGGTGCTTTCCAAGCTTATTGAGTCTGGGTACAAAACACTTGAATCCATAGCTGCTGCAAATTCGGCGGAGCTCGCCAGCATTGCTGGCATACCCCTCCCGACCGCTCAGAGGATAGTTCTTAGGGCTAGGGATTTGCTAGGCCTTAAGTTTAAGACAGCTCTTGACTTGAGGATAGAGCGGGCCAAGATAGGTAGGATAACGACCGGCTCTAGGAGTTTAGACTCCCTTCTCGGCGGTGGCGTTGAGACTAAAAGCATTACGGAACTCTTCGGCGAGTACGGAACTGGCAAGACGAACATATGCCATCAACTGTCGATTAACGTTCAGCTGCCTGAGGATAGAGGCGGGTTAAGCGGGAAGGCGCTGTACATAGATACGGAAGGCACCTTCAGATGGGAGAGGGTGGAGTCCATGGCGAGGGGTGTGGGGTTGGATCCAGAAACGGCCATGAGGAATATCATATGGGCTAGGGCCATAAACAGTGATCATCAGATATCGCTGGTTGAGGAGGCGGCTAACGAGTTACTGCCCAACGAAAACATAAGGTTGCTCGTGATAGACTCTGTAATCAGTCACTTCAGAGCCGAGTATACTGGCAGAGAGTCCCTTGCTGTAAGGCAGCAGAAGCTCAACAAACACCTGCATGATCTGGCGAGAATAGCGGAGGCATTTGACATCGCCGTAGTTGTCACGAACCAGGTTATGGCGAGACCTGATCTCTACTATGGTGACCCAACGCAGGCTGTCGGAGGTCACGTGCTGGCGCATGCGCCGGGCGTCAGAGTGCAGTTAAGGAAGGGCAGAGGTAACAAAAGAATTGCGAGGGTGGTCGACGCACCGCATCTACCTGAGGGCGAAGCAGTCTTCATAATTGCTGAGGAAGGCATTAGGGACGCTGAGGAATAG
- a CDS encoding A24 family peptidase C-terminal domain-containing protein, which yields MNFEELVLALSTLITLSYASISDLRYREVKEYVWVPATVIAVSINFLSGNYRPLELMLASIPAVLVLVLAVLDMMGGADFLALLLVTLAYPTVYPKPVTYLTLIYSLAIPVLLMLANLIQGLKRLNNYKSLRCVKGGKLSLLILGKPMRIRDFLNSRFTYLLTIPSESDITLFECRKTFTMDDAHEERLKSNLRELVERGLLNPDQIIWVTPGLPQIVLYLLGYVAALITPYEAILGFVRGL from the coding sequence TTGAATTTCGAGGAGTTAGTTCTCGCTCTCTCAACATTGATCACGCTCTCATATGCCTCTATATCTGATCTTAGGTATAGGGAAGTCAAAGAGTATGTGTGGGTTCCGGCGACCGTTATTGCGGTGTCGATTAACTTCCTGTCCGGAAACTATAGACCCCTAGAACTTATGTTAGCATCGATCCCTGCAGTCTTAGTTCTGGTTTTGGCCGTGCTTGACATGATGGGGGGCGCTGACTTCCTAGCCCTGCTACTCGTGACTCTAGCATACCCCACCGTATACCCTAAGCCAGTGACCTACCTGACCCTTATCTACTCCCTAGCAATTCCGGTACTGCTTATGTTAGCAAATCTCATACAGGGTCTGAAAAGGCTGAACAACTACAAGAGCCTAAGATGCGTTAAGGGGGGCAAGCTGTCATTGCTGATTCTCGGAAAGCCTATGAGGATCCGTGACTTCCTGAATTCTAGATTCACTTACCTCCTAACCATACCCTCGGAGTCTGACATCACCTTATTCGAGTGCCGTAAAACCTTCACAATGGACGACGCTCATGAAGAGAGGCTTAAGAGTAACCTCAGGGAACTCGTGGAGAGGGGTCTTCTAAATCCGGACCAGATCATCTGGGTCACGCCAGGATTACCGCAGATAGTCCTCTATTTACTTGGATACGTAGCAGCGCTAATAACGCCGTACGAGGCTATCCTTGGCTTCGTGCGGGGTTTATAA